The following are encoded in a window of Cryptococcus gattii WM276 chromosome M, complete sequence genomic DNA:
- a CDS encoding Hypothetical Protein (Similar to TIGR gene model, INSD accession AAW46962.1), which translates to MEISMILALVFDLAIPLQYHNDEYLKRKHDKHLENYWPKLVMGCLIEGVAFFLLHPDLFTLVVCLKTSALTAMWMSRDQGGLPIKSSKSFKDEASKSSSSTSRSTAQPKPESFKSSGPPVLANMPTSTHISNPYKDLHRVGYDDPAIAGMILALNSVDKERAKKNMNVWVKEKDKKEVKRRNKNYAQRAKKVGWPSKLDGVGAEGGEVGKLKLKIPKDAVKKAEEAMRSKKIPAGERKKVLSLLNNPKSEKEIQAAAKILERMGIPVEGKKNRGSSDNKAKHKFQKSDSQGGYRDIQLSKDTVQKLVRGMVTQSWAEADINKWYTYLQRPFSRHEVETKVIPLAKSVDVYLGGGYTGGGLHRFDTKKLEALKPQLRNKCGVDSNFAEHMILTAINQPTVKEAQEMISRWSSNGLSRVEFEQLRRTGPDWA; encoded by the exons ATGG AGATTTCTATGATCCTTGCTTTGGTGTTTGACCTTGCTATTCCATTACAGTACCACA ACGACGAATATCTCAAAAGGAAACACGACAAACACTTAGAAAACTACTGGCCGAAGTTGGTCATGGGTTGCCTTATCGAAGGCGTCGCTTTCTTCTTACTTCACCCGGACCTGTTCACGTTGGTAGTATGTCTAAAGACGAGCGCGTTGACGGCCATGTGGATGAGCCGGGACCAAGGGGGATTACCT ATCAAA TCATCAAAGTCTTTCAAAGACGAAGCCTCCaaatcatcatcctccacATCACGATCAACCGCACAACCAAAGCCCGAATCCTTCAAATCTTCCGGTCCCCCTGTTCTCGCAAACATGCCCACCTCCACCCACATCTCCAACCCATACAAAGACCTCCATCGCGTGGGCTACGACGATCCCGCAATCGCGGGTATGATCCTCGCGCTTAATTCTGTTGATAAGGAAAgagcgaagaagaataTGAACGTGTGggtgaaggagaaggataaaaaagaGGTGAAGAGGCGGAATAAGAATTATGCCCAGAGGGCGAAGAAGGTTGGATGGCCTAGTAAGCTGGATGGAGTGGGAGctgaaggaggagaagtAGGGAAGTTGAAATTGAAGATACCGAAGGATGCCGTGAAAAAGGCGGAAGAAGCGATGAGATCGAAGAAAATCCCTGCCGGTGAACGAAAAAAAGTGCTCTCGCTACTGAATAATCCAAAATCGGAAAAGGAGATCCAAGCAGCAGCAAAGATCTTGGAGCGAATGGGTATACCCGTCGAAGGCAAGAAGAATAGGGGCAGCTCAGACAACAAGGCGAAACACAAATTCCAAAAGTCGGACAGTCAAGGTGGTTATCGTGATATTCAACTATCAAAAGATACCGTGCAAAAGCTCGTTCGAGGAATGGTAACACAAAGCTGGGCAGAGGCGGATATCAATAAGTGGTACACATACTTACAACGACCCTTCTCCCGACACGAAGTGGAAACCAAAGTCATCCCTCTCGCGAAGTCCGTCGATGTCTACCTCGGCGGAGGATATACCGGTGGTGGACTTCATAGATTCGACACGAAGAAGCTGGAGGCGCTCAAACCGCAGTTGAGGAACAAGTGTGGAGTAGATAGTAATTTTGCGGAGCATATGATTTTGACAGCGATCAATCAGCCCACGGTGAAGGAAGCACAGGAGATGATTAGTAGGTGGTCATCGAATGGTTTGTCTAGAGTAGAGTTTGAACAATTGAGGAGGACAGGTCCAGATTGGGCTTAA
- a CDS encoding Hypothetical protein (Similar to SGTC gene model, INSD accession EAL17393.1; CNBM1980) yields the protein MKFSDGTSGFWGMGVYQADKSRSMIGDMIAVNGGGSSSQEASFTVGFNIKNYSTPIAEQAGTIHWGGVPNGSWTGDFNWLKANTSVAGSWGFHLDSMKVFDEIIDLDNYYGSIDPGFDEIYVPTSVAEELFAKVSGAQRDTIDTTRWNLPCGSNISMTLTISGVAYALASSQLVQTRDMAGRTCWGSVVAWKNNSLAEQKGEIRLGTPFMSNVYSVLYYTDSSQYVGLAGKPNSVNAHNLVPRSVGHTNTKLAGILIGSLLGVLLLLFAICYSRNRSSFQSIYYRAIRRQYRAQMNVMVRNATLPPPQMMIMPMANPAAMMGPIRSMPMSGPGNTMMDGMARMTFVRGGHEPLAPPAYQHPIIAGQPVASRDQRQTLLANHDHDNNRHHQFGKMPVAAEQKPQGFYSPRLQVTSPPRLPFLPFIRSSTIPHQDLRPQTSSAGYPQPHQSDEFKVRFGPTGIRVARSASSMSAGKSVNEFGILNGSDRNLHSGSDGREARRKQFMRDYVYDGDLGVQHTPRYAPQIHVEMYPTMAPQVDGVYAHSQPSEKKRYFSWRSGGNASRGSYKPVLSGVSEASEGQAPRRSWLGARSGGWKEAERARDRQRLAQRGED from the exons ATGAAGTTTAGTGATGGAACAAGTGGTTTCTGGGGAATGGGGGTTTACCAG GCGGATAAATCTAGGTCGATGATTGGCGACATGATTGCTGTTAATGGGGGTGGATCTTCCTCCCAAGAGGCCTCATTCACTGTCGGTTTCAATATCAAAAACTATTCTACCCCTATTGCTGAACAGGCTGGTACTATTCACTGGGGTGGTGTACCTAACGGAAGCTGGACTGGGGACTT CAACTGGTTGAAAGCCAACACGTCGGTGGCAGGGAGCTGGGGTTTTCATCTCGATTCCATGAAGGTATTCGATGAGATTATTGACCTCGATAATTACTAT GGCTCCATCGATCCCGGATTCGACGAAATCTACGTGCCCACTTCCGTGGCCGAAGAGCTTTTTGCTAAGGTCTCAGGTGCACAGCGCGACACAATAGATACTACTCGTTGG AATCTTCCATGCGGCAGCAATATCTCCATGACTCTCACAATCTCGGGGGTGGCGTACGCTCTTGCTTCCTCTCAGCTTGTACAAACTCGAGACATGGCAGGGCGGACTTGTTGGGGTTCAGTGGTAGCGTGGAAGAATAACAGCTTGGCCGAACAGAAAGGCGAAATTCGTCTGGGCACGCCTTTCATGTCAAATGTTTACTC TGTTTTATATTATACCGACAGCTCCCAATATGTTGGTTTGGCGGGTAAGCCTAACAGCGTCAATGCCCACAATCTCGTCCCCCGCTCTGTGGGTCATACGAACACCAAGCTTGCTGGGATCC TCATCGGAAGCCTTTTGGgtgttcttcttcttctattTGCTATCTGCTACTCTCGAAACCGGAGTTCATTCCAGTCCATCTATTATCGAGCAATTCGTCGACAATACCGAGCTCAAATGAATGTGATGGTTCGTAACGCTACTCTGCCACCTCCTCAAATGATGATCATGCCCATGGCAAATCCCGCTGCTATGATGGGTCCGATCAGATCTATGCCAATGAGTGGACCTGGAAATACGATGATGGATGGTATGGCCAGAATGACATTCGTTCGTGGAGGTCACGAACCTCTTGCCCCACCAGCTTATCAACACCCTATCATCGCTGGGCAACCTGTCGCTAGTCGAGACCAAAGGCAAACGCTTCTCGCAAATCATGACCACGACAACAATCGTCACCACCAATTTGGGAAGATGCCTGTCGCCGCCGAACAAAAGCCCCAAGGTTTTTACTCTCCTCGCTTACAGGTAACTTCCCCTCCTCGGCTGCCTTTTTTACCTTTCATCCGTTCATCTACCATCCCTCATCAAGATCTTCGACCTCAAACTTCTTCCGCCGGCTATCCCCAACCTCATCAATCAGACGAATTCAAAGTCCGTTTTGGACCGACAGGCATTCGAGTAGCGAGGTCAGCATCGTCGATGTCTGCTGGCAAGTCTGTCAATGAGTTTGGGATTCTGAACGGCAGTGATCGGAATTTACATTCGGGCTCtgatggaagagaagcGAGGAGGAAACAGTTCATGCGGGATTACGTCTATGATGGTGATTTGGGTGTTCAACACACTCCTCGTTATGCCCCACAAATACACGTAGAGATGTACCCCACCATGGCTCCCCAAGTAGACGGTGTTTATGCACATTCTCAGCCTTCAGAGAAAAAGCGGTATTTCTCATGGAGATCGGGAGGTAATGCGAGCAGGGGATCATACAAGCCAGTGCTCAGTGGGGTGAGCGAGGCTAGTGAGGGGCAAGCACCGAGAAGAAGCTGGCTTGGAGCTAGAAGTGGAGGCTGGAAAGAGGCGGAAAGGGCGAGAGATCGACAAAGGCTGGCGCAAAGGGGAGAAGATTGA
- a CDS encoding Hypothetical Protein (Similar to TIGR gene model, INSD accession AAW46759.1): MKLNLTISLLALATLSAAVQLPVGLDLDKDPNDKKVNVSLYVMSKCPDARLCENIFGQVLRTESILPKISLSLHYIGALNSSLPLGVDVKHGPTEAYGNAHQLCLYHHLPLTEFWAAVECMNFPSSFPKDIGKVGFTKQCAETVGVDWWGSGVGKCVEGKKGKGKGKKDKEDYRVGKEGRKHLVENIRETEETGITTSCTIEIDSTLVSEGKRTCVVDGGVWKGCDDGHTAADFVRVIDAEWENLKKDTSFNDEAFEDDYTKD; this comes from the exons ATGAAGCTCAATCTAACAATCTCCCTCCTTGCCCTCGCGACCCTCTCCGCGGCCGTCCAGCTGCCTGTCGGACTTGATCTCGACAAAGACCCTAATGACAAGAAGGTTAACGTCTCTTTGTATGTTATGTCAAAATGTCCAGATGCT AGACTATGCGAAAACATATTCGGTCAAGTTCTCAGAACCGAATCCATACTCCCCAAGatctctctttctcttcatTACATCGGTGCCCTCAATTCTTCTTTACCTCTGGGAGTCGACGTAAAACACGGCCCTACCGAAGCTTACGGTAACGCTCACCAACTATGCTTGTACCACCACCTTCCTCTAACGGAATTCTGGGCGGCGGTGGAGTGCATGAATTTCCCCTCCAGTTTCCCAAAGGATATTGGAAAAGTGGGATTTACGAAACAGTGTGCGGAAACGGTGGGGGTGGATTGGTGGGGTAGTGGAGTAGGAAAGTGTGtggaggggaagaaggggaaggggaaaggTAAGAAGGATAAGGAAGATTATCGAGTaggaaaagaagggagaaAGCACCTTGTCGAAAATATCCGAGAGACAGAAGAGACAGGCATTACGACAAGTTGTACGATTGAGATAGACAGTACCCTTGTTTCAGAAGGGAAGCGGACTTGTGTAGTGGACGGTGGTGTGTGGAAGGGATGCGAT GATGGACATACAGCTGCGGACTTTGTCAGAGTCATCGACGCGGAATGGGAGAATCTCAAGAAAGACACCTCTTTCAACGATGAGGCTTTTGAAGATGACTATACGAAGGACTAA
- a CDS encoding uncharacterized protein (Similar to TIGR gene model, INSD accession AAW46989.1) — protein sequence MFGKLSSAISSFTSGSLPPDHHAPEREKANAALAQKLAEVDVPVSESDCISCGLPCPAGASTESDAGTVVEAYSGKSYEEYVEEKYGEIEGLPKGFEQDWDTDLAGSAKGGKGRVVVISTGKSDWERDHTDEKDSLAQFLNKVIESAPSIKGDENGDFLPYISPSLFPPPSQPLSNPIAAPPSLYSSSLISQSDDPTDQSVLVFPDWKVVHDVETSKEGANELYGSVLSGELGRAGKEGKGKEGVERRRSWVMPYRAVILLCSHKRRDKRCHIAAPLLRSALHTCLTAHDITIDETGSSLVNLEAPPLEEVSGTEEEREREVGRRIKEIEGVDGGDGGEVGIFNINHLGGHRYAGVMLILFPSGAYISYGRVTPQEIPRVVEDTILKGKIVPGLLRNAVGVTRKGGKADKGFLSW from the exons ATGTTCGGAAAACTTTCCTCTGCCATTTCCTCATTCACCAGCGGCTCTCTCCCACCTGACCATCATGCCCCAGAACGCGAAAAGGCCAACGCAGCCTTGGCCCAAAAACTCGCCGAGGTTGATGTGCCGGTGTCAGAGTCTGACTGCATTTCGTGCGGCTTGCCATGTCCCGCTGGTGCGAGTACAGAAAGTGACGCGGGCACGGTTGTCGAAGCGTACAGTGGGAAATCCTACGAAGAATACGTCGAGGAAAAGTATGGTGAAATTGAGGGATTGCCTAAAGGGTTTGAGCAGGATTGGGATACTGATTTAGCGGGGAGTGCGAAGGGTGGGAAGGGCAGAGTGGTGGTGATTTCGACGGGAAAAAGTGATTGGGAGAGGGACCATACA GACGAGAAGGACTCTCTCGCCCAATTTCTTAATAAAGTGATCGAATCCGCGCCTTCCATTAAAGGCGATGAGAACGGAGACTTCCTCCCATACATTTCCCCTtccctctttcctcccCCTTCCCAACCTTTATCCAATCCTATTGCTGCTCCCCCTTCCCTCTATTCCTCCTCGCTTATCTCCCAATCCGACGATCCAACCGACCAATCTGTCTTGGTCTTCCCCGACTGGAAAGTCGTGCACGACGTGGAGACTTCAAAAGAAGGTGCCAATGAGTTATATGGGAGCGTCTTGAGTGGGGAGCTGGGTAGGGCAGGGAAGGaggggaaagggaaagaaggagtggagagaaggaggagctGGGTGATGCCTTACCGTGCTGTCATCTTGCTTT GCTCACATAAGCGTCGAGACAAGCGGTGCCACATCGCAGCTCCCCTCCTCCGGTCTGCTCTACACACCTGCCTCACTGCACACGACATTACAATCGATGAAACGGGTTCTTCCCTCGTCAACCTCGAGGCTCCCCCTCTCGAAGAGGTCTCTGGTACAGAGGAAGAGCGGGAGCGGGAGGTGGGAAGGCGGATCAAAGAGATTGAAGGGGTGGACGGTGGGGACGGAGGGGAAGTCGGGATTTTCAACATTAATCATCTAGGGGGACACAGGTATGCGGGTGTGATGCTCATCCTTTTCCCCTCGGGCGCGTATATCTCTTATGGGAGGGTGACGCCGCAGGAGATACCGAGGGTGGTGGAGGATACTATTTTGAAGGGGAAGATCGTTCCCGGTTTACTGAGAAATGCGGTGGGTGTGACGAGGAAGGGGGGAAAAGCAGATAAGGGGTTCTTGAGCTGGTAG
- a CDS encoding Hypothetical protein (Similar to SGTC gene model, INSD accession EAL17391.1; CNBM1960): MPNSRNHRRNKSTMSKPNKVNPSSNPHPPAPAPAALSQKIATTSSQGSCQKQTQSQTQTQRTQTQSHDQTPTALVAQAPFPTQDPDARRNESNAYRRPQTSSLLRRIKTVPMKGAEQWRSRYQFQMFSWDEGQEFDDDEGEADEDKGWNWDRDVRKDNGGAKEWINSLSWGGTPISRETWSSVSPAYISIPPGSRTNGENNIPGMSVDALTQLAAEIAFELSRKRLEEPQRPDVGKRKRTEGNVSRGF; this comes from the exons ATGCCTAACTCTCGAAACCATCGCCGCAACAAGTCAACGATGTCCAAACCCAACAAGGTTAATCCAAGCTCTAACCCCCATCCACCAGCTCCAGCTCCGGCTGCCCTTTCTCAAAAGATAGCCACAACCTCATCGCAAGGTTCTTGTCAGAAACAAACACAAAGTCAGACTCAGACCCAAAGAACCCAGACGCAAAGCCATGATCAAACTCCAACGGCTCTAGTCGCCCAAGCACCCTTTCCAACCCAGGACCCCGATGCTCGAAGGAATGAAAGCAATGCTTACCGTCGGCCGCAAACATCGAGTCTATTGAGGAGGATTAAAACAGTACCTATGAAGGGAGCTGAGCAATGGCGGAGTAGGTACCAGTTCCAGATGTTTTCGTGGGACGAGGGACAGGAATTTGACGATGACGAAGGCGAAGCGGACGAGGACAAAGGTTGGAATTGGGACAGAGATGTGCGAAAGGATAATGGAGGAGCTAAGGAATGGATTAATAGTCTCAGTTGGGGTGGTACG CCCATTTCTCGCGAAACATGGTCGAGCGTTTCCCCTGCTTATATCAGCATTCCTCCAGGAAGTCGCACGAATGGAGAAAATAACATCCCAGGCATGAGC GTCGACGCACTCACGCAGCTAGCAGCCGAGATTGCTTTCGAATTATCCAGGAAACGACTGGAAGAACCGCAAAGGCCAGATGttggaaagaggaaaaggacCGAGGGGAACGTTTCCAGGGGATTCTAA
- a CDS encoding Protein phosphatase PP2A regulatory subunit A, putative (Similar to TIGR gene model, INSD accession AAW46765.1) codes for MSDPNSDLYPIHLLMDELKSEDVVLRLSSIRRLSTIALALGPSRTREELIPFIQYQLDDEDEVLLVLAEELGNFVEYVGGKEYAHVILGPLENLTAVEETLVREKAAESISKISVLLSAQDLEQYFLPIVKRLATGEWFTSRTSACALFATPYPNASSSSQEEMRKLFGALCHDDTPMVRRAAAKALGPLVKVVSETSGQHDIIVSELIPMYRKLAGDDQDSVRLLTIPDLIALAAALSDEETKINLLEPMRASITDKSWRVRYMVANEFVGLAESTGESIIREELVGAFVGLLKDNEAEVRTAASGQVPGFAKLVDKEVILARLLPCVRDLSTDSSQHVRAALAMEISGLAPLLGKDATIEHLLPLFLQLLKDEFSDVRLNLIGKLDMVNDVIGIDRLSQALLPAIMTLAEDKQWRVRQAIIEYIPLLAQQLGVEFFDDKLGSLCMSWLGDTVFSIREAATINLKKLTDVFGVEWAKTTIIPKVLEMGNHQNYLYRMTTIFAITTMAPSLNTAIIQDTVLDAALNLANDAIPNIRFNVAKCLETLASVLAQTPEGQELVHRRVVPALRKLQEDQDADVRYFATKAYERTTGDDVRGAEPMILS; via the exons ATGTCAGACCCAAACTCGGACCTCTATCCCATCCACCTCCTTATGGACGAGCTCAAGTCTGAGGATGTCGTCCTTCGTCTTTCATCTATCAGACGTCTCTCTACAATCGCCCTCGCTCTTGGGCCTTCTCGTACCCGCGAAGAACTTATTCCCTTTATTCAGTACCAGCTCGATGACGAGGACGAAGTGTTGTTAGTTCTCGCGGAAGAACTTGGCAACTTTGTAGAGTATGTCGGTGGGAAGGAGTATGCCCATGTCATCTTGGGACCCTTGGAAAACTTGACTGCTGTGGAGGAGACTCTGGTTAGGGAAAAG GCCGCGGAGAGCATCTCCAAGATTTCAGTGTTGCTTTCTGCTCAAGATCTCGAACAATATTTCCTTCCTATCGTCAAGCGACTTGCTACGGGAGAGTGGTTTACCAGCCGAACCTCTGCTTGCGCTTTGTTCGCCACACCTTACCCTAATGCCAGCTCGTCTTCTCAGGAGGAAATGAGGAAGCTCTTTGGCGCGCTTTGTCACGATGACACTCCTATGGTTCGGAGAGCTGCTGCGAAGGCCCTTGGC CCCCTTGTTAAGGTTGTATCTGAGACTTCTGGCCAACACGACATCATCGTATCTGAACTCATCCCTATGTATCGTAAACTCGCCGGTGACGACCAAGATTCCGTTCGTCTCCTCACCATTCCCGATCTCATTGCACTTGCTGCTGCTCTTTCCGACGAAGAGACCAAGATCAACTTGCTCGAACCCATGCGTGCTAGCATTACTGACAAGTCTTGGAGGGTGAGGTACATGGTTGCCAACGAGTTTGTTGGACTTGCAGAGAGCACGGGGGAGAGTATCATTAGGGAGGAGCTTGTTGGCGCGTTTGTTGGTCTGTTGAAGGATAACGAGGCAGAGGTCAGGACAGCGGCGTCAGGTCAGGTTCCTG GTTTTGCCAAGCTTGTCGACAAGGAAGTCATCCTCGCCCGACTCTTGCCTTGCGTCCGCGACCTCTCCACTGACTCATCTCAGCACGTTCGCGCCGCTCTCGCTATGGAGATTTCTGGCCTTGCTCCTCTGCTCGGCAAGGACGCTACCATCGAGCACTTACTTCCGTTGTTCTTGCAACTCCTCAAAGATGAATTCAGCGATGTCCGATTGAACTTGATCGGCAAGCTAGACATGGTTAATGATGTTATTGGTATCGACCGTCTCTCTCAAGCGCTCCTCCCCGCCATCATGACTCTTGCCGAGGATAAGCAATGGCGAGTCCGTCAAGCTATCATCGAATATATCCCTCTTCTCGCTCAACAACTCGGTGTCGAGTTCTTTGACGACAAGCTCGGGTCTCTCTGCATGTCTTGGCTGGGCGATACCGTGTTTTCTATCCGGGAAGCTGCTACAATTAACCTCAAAAAGCTGACGGATGTCTTTGGTGTCGAGTGGGCCAAGACGACCATTATACCAAAAGTTTTGGAGATGGGCAACCACCAAAACTACTTGTACCGGATGACCACTATATTTGCCATCACT ACAATGGCCCCCTCGCTCAATACCGCCATCATTCAAGACACCGTTCTCGACGCTGCACTCAACCTCGCTAATGATGCCATCCCCAATATCCGTTTCAACGTCGCAAAGTGCCTCGAAACCCTCGCCTCTGTCCTTGCTCAGACACCGGAAGGACAGGAGTTGGTTCACAGGCGAGTTGTGCCTGCTTTGAGAAAGTTGCAAGAGGATCAAGATGCCGACGTGCGGTATTTCGCTACAAAGGCGTATGAGAGAACGACGGGGGATGATGTCAGGGGGGCTGAGCCTATGA TCCTGTCATAA